The following coding sequences are from one Geodermatophilus normandii window:
- a CDS encoding fatty acid desaturase family protein, translating into MTVLQKKPVNPIEHLTPEDVELIGKELDEIRQGVMDSRGESDARYIRKVIDVHRKIELGSRAVLLASGFPPAWIAGTIGLSIAKILENMEIGHNILHGQWDWMRDPKIHSTTWEWDMASPAEQWKHSHNELHHTYTNVIGKDNDLGYGIMRVDEDQPWTPMYLGQPLWSFINACFFEYGIAAYDLELGAVIAKKQTGDPEFRRRAKQVLVKIGRQVRKDYLIHPLLSGPNFVATLAANFTANIVRNLWSNSVILCGHFPEGVETFEKKSIDGETRGEWYLRQMLGSANISGSKAMHVLTGNLSHQIEHHLFPDLPSNRYAEIAPKIRDLFDRYGLNYHTAPLPQQVGSAWHKIIRLSLPNGWLQNTTARNLPSQVAKLWKMTTGKPRVRRALLREQAAMAAAA; encoded by the coding sequence ATGACCGTCCTGCAGAAGAAGCCCGTCAACCCCATCGAGCACCTCACCCCCGAGGACGTCGAGCTCATCGGCAAGGAGCTCGACGAGATCCGTCAGGGCGTGATGGACAGCCGCGGCGAGTCCGACGCGCGCTACATCCGCAAGGTCATCGACGTGCACCGCAAGATCGAGCTGGGCAGCCGCGCCGTCCTGCTCGCGTCGGGGTTCCCGCCGGCCTGGATCGCCGGGACCATCGGCCTGTCGATCGCCAAGATCCTCGAGAACATGGAGATCGGGCACAACATCCTGCACGGGCAGTGGGACTGGATGCGTGACCCGAAGATCCACTCCACGACGTGGGAGTGGGACATGGCCAGCCCGGCCGAGCAGTGGAAGCACTCGCACAACGAGCTGCACCACACGTACACGAACGTCATCGGCAAGGACAACGACCTCGGCTACGGCATCATGCGCGTCGACGAGGACCAGCCGTGGACGCCGATGTACCTCGGCCAGCCGCTGTGGAGCTTCATCAACGCCTGCTTCTTCGAGTACGGGATCGCCGCCTACGACCTCGAGCTCGGCGCGGTCATCGCCAAGAAGCAGACCGGCGACCCGGAGTTCCGCCGGCGCGCGAAGCAGGTGCTGGTCAAGATCGGCCGCCAGGTGCGCAAGGACTACCTGATCCACCCGCTGCTGTCGGGCCCGAACTTCGTCGCCACGCTGGCGGCCAACTTCACCGCCAACATCGTGCGGAACCTGTGGTCGAACTCGGTGATCCTGTGCGGCCACTTCCCCGAGGGTGTCGAGACCTTCGAGAAGAAGTCGATCGACGGTGAGACCCGCGGCGAGTGGTACCTGCGGCAGATGCTCGGCTCGGCCAACATCTCCGGCTCCAAGGCGATGCACGTCCTGACCGGGAACCTGTCCCACCAGATCGAGCACCACCTGTTCCCGGACCTGCCGAGCAACCGGTACGCCGAGATCGCGCCGAAGATCCGTGACCTGTTCGACCGCTACGGCCTGAACTACCACACGGCGCCGCTGCCGCAGCAGGTCGGCTCGGCCTGGCACAAGATCATCCGGCTGTCGCTGCCCAACGGCTGGCTGCAGAACACGACGGCGCGCAACCTGCCCTCGCAGGTGGCCAAGCTGTGGAAGATGACCACCGGGAAGCCGAGGGTCCGCCGCGCGCTCCTCCGTGAGCAGGCCGCCATG
- a CDS encoding ferredoxin reductase, translating to MTATVPRPSAAKPALRVLRDRVLRVAELVTTPLLPADYLDLVDPLRSGAALRGRIEAVLPETRDAATVVIRPGADWRPHRPGQYVRIGIDVDGVRMWRAYSITSDLGRTDGCFTVTVKAIPGGKVSNHLVRDTRPGTIVQLDQATGEFCLPEQRPGKALFVTAGSGITPVMGILRNHPELTDVVLVHSAPTADDVVFGAELRQLAADGRIRLVEQHTDTAGMLDAAALAALVPDLAERATWACGPVGMLEALEEHWAAAGIADRLYTERFRPKVLVTGEGGTVTFTKNGTSVEADGATPILDAAEEAGVLMPSGCRMGICYGCVLPLHEGAVRDLRTGEVTTAAPGDGVLVQTCISAAAGACDIDH from the coding sequence ATGACCGCGACCGTTCCGCGCCCGTCGGCGGCCAAGCCGGCGCTGCGGGTGTTGCGCGACCGCGTGCTGCGCGTCGCCGAGCTCGTCACGACGCCCCTGCTGCCGGCCGACTACCTCGACCTCGTCGACCCGCTGCGCTCCGGCGCCGCCCTGCGCGGCCGGATCGAGGCCGTGCTGCCCGAGACGCGCGACGCCGCCACCGTCGTCATCCGCCCGGGCGCCGACTGGCGGCCGCACCGGCCCGGCCAGTACGTGCGCATCGGCATCGACGTCGACGGCGTCCGCATGTGGCGCGCCTACTCGATCACCTCCGACCTCGGCCGCACCGACGGCTGCTTCACCGTCACGGTGAAGGCCATCCCCGGCGGCAAGGTGAGCAACCACCTGGTCCGCGACACGCGGCCGGGCACGATCGTGCAGCTCGACCAGGCCACCGGGGAGTTCTGCCTGCCCGAACAGCGGCCGGGCAAGGCGCTGTTCGTCACCGCCGGCTCCGGCATCACCCCGGTGATGGGCATCCTGCGCAACCACCCCGAGCTCACGGACGTCGTGCTCGTGCACTCCGCGCCCACCGCCGACGACGTCGTCTTCGGCGCCGAACTGCGGCAGCTGGCCGCCGACGGCCGGATCCGGCTGGTCGAGCAGCACACCGACACCGCCGGGATGCTCGACGCCGCCGCGCTCGCCGCCCTCGTCCCCGACCTCGCCGAGCGCGCGACCTGGGCCTGCGGTCCGGTCGGCATGCTCGAGGCGCTCGAGGAGCACTGGGCCGCCGCCGGGATCGCCGACCGGCTCTACACCGAGCGGTTCCGCCCGAAGGTGCTGGTCACCGGGGAGGGCGGCACGGTCACGTTCACGAAGAACGGGACGTCGGTCGAGGCCGACGGCGCGACCCCGATCCTCGACGCCGCCGAGGAGGCCGGCGTCCTCATGCCCAGCGGCTGCCGCATGGGCATCTGCTACGGCTGCGTCCTCCCCCTGCACGAGGGCGCCGTCCGCGACCTGCGCACCGGCGAGGTCACCACCGCCGCCCCCGGCGACGGCGTCCTCGTCCAGACCTGCATCAGCGCCGCCGCCGGCGCCTGCGACATCGACCACTGA
- a CDS encoding PucR family transcriptional regulator has product MAPEPETFAPTVAEAVLAELPSVAERTVAAIVIEVPSYAEAFRGPMGRKIENAVQLALAGFLELATSGGVDASRPIDPAIEGAYALGRGEARTGRSMDALLAAYRVGARVSWQHLSETAVAAGMPAGSLARFAGLVFAYIDRLSAASASGHADHLAASGRERRRHLERLAQLLVTGAPAYELNVAAERADWTPPRTLTAVLLPEPGARDALAGLDARTLQAGEDLPGAEPSTERAVLLVPDAEGFARAALLTSLTGRGAVVGPARPWQDARSSYSRALRARQLGLTPEGEAPVDTEVRLAELVLRADGEALTDLRTQVLAPLDDLGPGPREKLLETLRSWLLHHGRREQVAAELFVHPQTVRYRMGQLRDLYGKRLDDPQTVLELTLALGAR; this is encoded by the coding sequence GTGGCTCCGGAGCCGGAGACGTTCGCGCCCACGGTCGCCGAGGCGGTGCTGGCCGAGCTGCCCTCGGTGGCCGAGCGCACGGTGGCGGCGATCGTCATCGAGGTGCCGAGCTACGCCGAGGCGTTCCGCGGGCCGATGGGCCGCAAGATCGAGAACGCCGTCCAGCTGGCGCTCGCCGGCTTCCTGGAGCTGGCGACGTCCGGGGGCGTCGACGCCAGCCGGCCGATCGACCCGGCCATCGAGGGCGCCTACGCGCTGGGCCGCGGTGAGGCGCGCACCGGTCGGTCCATGGACGCCCTGCTCGCGGCCTACCGGGTGGGGGCACGGGTGTCCTGGCAGCACCTGAGCGAGACCGCGGTGGCGGCCGGCATGCCCGCGGGGTCGCTGGCCCGCTTCGCCGGGCTCGTCTTCGCCTACATCGACCGGCTGTCGGCGGCCAGCGCGTCCGGCCACGCCGACCACCTGGCCGCCAGCGGCCGCGAGCGGCGCCGGCACCTGGAGCGGCTGGCGCAGCTGCTGGTGACCGGCGCGCCCGCCTACGAGCTCAACGTGGCCGCGGAGCGGGCGGACTGGACGCCGCCGCGCACGCTCACCGCCGTCCTGCTGCCCGAGCCCGGCGCCCGGGACGCCCTGGCGGGGCTGGACGCGCGCACCCTGCAGGCCGGCGAGGACCTGCCCGGTGCCGAGCCCTCGACCGAGCGGGCGGTGCTGCTGGTGCCCGACGCCGAGGGGTTCGCGCGGGCGGCGCTGCTGACGTCCCTGACGGGGCGCGGTGCCGTCGTCGGTCCGGCGCGGCCGTGGCAGGACGCGCGGTCGTCCTACTCGCGCGCGCTGCGGGCGCGGCAGCTGGGCCTGACGCCCGAGGGCGAGGCGCCGGTCGACACCGAGGTGCGGCTGGCCGAGCTGGTGCTGCGGGCCGACGGCGAGGCGCTGACCGACCTGCGCACCCAGGTGCTCGCCCCGCTCGACGACCTCGGCCCCGGCCCGCGCGAGAAGCTGCTGGAGACGCTGCGCTCGTGGCTGCTGCACCACGGCCGGCGCGAGCAGGTGGCCGCCGAGCTGTTCGTGCACCCGCAGACCGTGCGCTACCGCATGGGGCAGCTGCGCGACCTCTACGGCAAGCGCCTGGACGACCCCCAGACGGTGCTCGAGCTGACCCTCGCCCTCGGCGCCCGCTGA
- a CDS encoding class I SAM-dependent methyltransferase, with protein sequence MTEPSAWVRMTQADPGHSAAYVQRFRTLAEQGMDLVGEARLVDAMLPRGSRVLDAGCGPGRVGGHLASVGHDVTGVDVDPVLVDAARQDHPGPRWLVGDLAELDLPDRFDAIVCAGNVVTFLAPSTRGEVLRRFRRHLADAGRAVVGFGAGRDYAFDDFLADARAAGLAPDLLLSSWHLHPFTADSDFLVAVLRPS encoded by the coding sequence ATGACCGAACCCAGCGCGTGGGTGCGCATGACGCAGGCCGACCCGGGCCACTCGGCCGCCTACGTCCAGCGGTTCCGGACGCTGGCCGAGCAGGGGATGGACCTCGTCGGCGAGGCCCGGCTGGTCGACGCGATGCTGCCGCGCGGGAGCCGCGTGCTCGACGCCGGCTGCGGGCCGGGCCGGGTCGGCGGCCACCTCGCGTCGGTGGGGCACGACGTCACCGGGGTCGACGTCGACCCGGTGCTGGTCGACGCGGCGCGGCAGGACCACCCGGGCCCGCGCTGGCTGGTGGGCGACCTGGCCGAGCTCGACCTGCCCGACCGCTTCGACGCCATCGTGTGCGCGGGCAACGTCGTCACGTTCCTCGCGCCGAGCACCCGCGGCGAGGTGCTGCGGCGGTTCCGGCGGCACCTGGCCGACGCCGGGCGGGCCGTCGTGGGGTTCGGCGCCGGGCGGGACTACGCCTTCGACGACTTCCTCGCCGACGCCCGCGCGGCCGGGCTGGCGCCGGACCTGCTGCTGTCGAGCTGGCACCTGCACCCGTTCACCGCGGACTCGGACTTCCTGGTGGCGGTGCTGCGCCCCTCGTGA
- a CDS encoding DNA polymerase IV yields the protein MRREASVLHLDLDAFFAAVEQRDKPSLRGRPVVVGGTGGRGVVATASYEARAYGARSAMSTAEARRRCPSGTAFLGGRFGAYRRTSEVVMDLLRELSPLVEPVSIDEAYVDLAAGPGHDLSVEGVTALARDLKGRIAGATGGVTGSVGIGSSKLMAKIASDLDKPDGLVVVAPGTELDVLHPLPVTRLGGVGPATAERLRQVGVRTVADLARKSLTDLVTLAGRAHGSGLYRLARAEDDRPVVAEREAKSVSQESTFERDLTDLAELNRLIDSMATRVGERLRASALSGRTVTLKLRRYDFTTMTRSQTLPQPTDDARQVASIARRLLAEAGTGGGLRLIGVGVSGLSQYAQGDLFAVEGPAPAEGADDVVEEPAAPGAPADRRWWPGQDVVHDEFGPGWVWGRGLGRVTVRFEGPLTPPGPVRTLAADDPALHPGDPPDWRPATMGA from the coding sequence GTGCGGCGGGAGGCGAGCGTGCTGCACCTGGACCTGGACGCGTTCTTCGCCGCCGTCGAGCAGCGCGACAAGCCCTCGCTGCGCGGCCGGCCGGTCGTCGTCGGCGGGACCGGCGGGCGCGGCGTCGTCGCCACGGCGTCCTACGAGGCGCGTGCCTACGGGGCGCGCTCGGCCATGTCGACGGCGGAGGCCCGGCGCCGCTGCCCGTCCGGGACGGCGTTCCTCGGCGGCCGGTTCGGCGCCTACCGGCGGACGTCGGAGGTCGTCATGGACCTGCTGCGCGAGCTGTCGCCGCTGGTGGAGCCGGTGAGCATCGACGAGGCCTACGTCGACCTGGCCGCCGGTCCCGGCCACGACCTGTCCGTGGAGGGCGTCACCGCGCTGGCCCGCGACCTCAAGGGGCGCATCGCCGGGGCCACCGGCGGGGTGACCGGCTCGGTGGGCATCGGCAGCTCCAAGCTCATGGCCAAGATCGCCTCCGACCTCGACAAGCCCGACGGCCTCGTCGTCGTCGCCCCGGGCACCGAGCTCGACGTGCTGCACCCGCTGCCGGTGACCCGTCTCGGCGGCGTCGGCCCGGCGACGGCGGAGCGGCTGCGGCAGGTGGGGGTGCGGACGGTGGCCGACCTGGCGCGGAAGTCGCTGACCGACCTGGTCACCCTGGCCGGCCGCGCGCACGGCAGCGGGCTGTACCGGCTGGCGCGGGCGGAGGACGACCGGCCGGTGGTGGCCGAGCGGGAGGCGAAGTCCGTCTCGCAGGAGTCGACCTTCGAGCGCGACCTCACCGACCTGGCCGAGCTGAACCGGCTCATCGACTCGATGGCCACGCGGGTGGGTGAGCGCCTGCGGGCCTCGGCGCTGTCCGGACGGACCGTGACGCTCAAGCTGCGCCGCTACGACTTCACCACGATGACCCGCTCGCAGACGCTGCCACAGCCCACCGACGACGCCCGCCAGGTCGCCTCGATCGCCCGGCGGCTGCTCGCCGAGGCCGGCACCGGCGGCGGCCTGCGGCTGATCGGCGTCGGCGTCTCCGGGTTGTCGCAGTACGCGCAGGGCGACCTGTTCGCCGTCGAGGGTCCCGCCCCGGCCGAGGGAGCCGACGACGTCGTCGAGGAGCCCGCCGCCCCCGGTGCGCCGGCCGACCGCCGGTGGTGGCCGGGGCAGGACGTCGTCCACGACGAGTTCGGGCCCGGCTGGGTGTGGGGCCGCGGCCTCGGCCGGGTGACGGTGCGCTTCGAGGGGCCGCTGACCCCGCCTGGCCCGGTGCGGACGCTGGCCGCCGACGACCCCGCGCTGCACCCGGGCGACCCGCCGGACTGGCGCCCGGCGACGATGGGGGCATGA
- a CDS encoding alpha/beta fold hydrolase: protein MGDPRAGFDAAYDAALARWPVPVRSREVDTRFGRTHVLVSGAASAPPLVLVPGGGATALAWSGAVRLLAAVRRVHVLDPLGDAGRSRATTPLVSADDVTDWLEEVLDGLGLRAVDLAGHSYGGWQALTFALDRPGRVRRLALLDPTTTFAGFSPGYLLHAVPVLTRPTAGRMRALVRWETGGRPVDGAWLDVAAAGAEVPAAAPVRTRRPDPARLGALPVPTLVVVPADGRAQDPRRVARSAAQVMPRATVVALPGATHHTLPAGAERAVTEFLR, encoded by the coding sequence ATGGGGGACCCCCGGGCGGGATTCGACGCGGCCTACGACGCCGCCCTGGCCCGCTGGCCGGTGCCGGTGCGGTCGCGCGAGGTGGACACCCGGTTCGGCCGCACGCACGTGCTGGTCAGCGGGGCGGCGTCGGCGCCGCCGCTGGTGCTCGTCCCCGGCGGTGGTGCCACCGCGCTGGCCTGGTCGGGTGCCGTGCGGCTGCTGGCCGCCGTCCGCCGGGTGCACGTGCTCGACCCGCTGGGCGACGCCGGTCGCAGCCGGGCGACCACGCCGCTCGTGAGCGCCGACGACGTCACCGACTGGCTGGAGGAGGTCCTCGACGGCCTGGGCCTGCGCGCCGTCGACCTCGCCGGGCACAGCTACGGCGGGTGGCAGGCCCTGACGTTCGCGCTCGACCGCCCCGGCCGGGTGCGGCGGCTGGCCCTGCTCGACCCGACGACCACGTTCGCCGGCTTCTCCCCCGGTTACCTGCTGCACGCCGTCCCGGTGCTGACCCGGCCCACGGCCGGGCGGATGCGGGCGCTGGTGCGCTGGGAGACCGGCGGCCGGCCGGTGGACGGCGCGTGGCTCGACGTCGCGGCCGCGGGCGCCGAGGTCCCGGCGGCGGCGCCGGTGCGCACCCGCCGTCCCGACCCGGCGCGGCTGGGCGCGCTGCCGGTGCCCACGCTCGTCGTCGTCCCGGCGGACGGCCGCGCCCAGGACCCGCGCCGGGTGGCCCGCTCGGCCGCGCAGGTCATGCCGCGGGCGACGGTGGTGGCCCTCCCCGGAGCCACGCACCACACCCTCCCCGCGGGGGCCGAACGGGCGGTCACCGAGTTCCTGCGCTGA
- a CDS encoding helicase: MPGRRRAATTTTERRATTRRRSPAREPAVPDLPTAGPGERVWVLAVPFRAPAPGAVWHAGLQAHVWVGVQLPPALAPYDPPPYTLERFLEDELNETPRPLPEGRPMVPREEQCTGAEAVVASAAAGHRVFLLGDDPGVGKTGTAVMAAREICELRGGERVLVVADRPAAITIPHWTRSIAGFGDGGLRWCVTTWDRLAKVSRLRFDVVIADEAHMVRHTTTQRWKHWKAVSGGARATDVPFVVAATATPAHTPLELPYLAPQFAQRHGEPLRAWADLPARLAQHGFHVERGRYGWTWTEDADERRADLARLQGWLAGDPPATLHRSAPWGPVSVTGTPVALTSAEQAAYESGWQEFRAEMQLARKARQSARGRAALLRFRQKAGLIRAQATVDWVRAQVEAERQVAVSVEFVETAADPIREALQDSGIAVACIYGRDRFDVEAERLRFQTGAAPVCVFTVTASISLHAGELLPGGTTASATPRVGLFHQPRFSGIQARQVTGRTHRDGQVSPWRVAFAEGTVEEQVARVMVERLAVSGSTAGADTSSLQEIAELLDADWLPPAALSEA; the protein is encoded by the coding sequence ATGCCCGGACGGCGCCGCGCCGCCACCACGACCACCGAGCGACGGGCGACGACCCGCCGCCGCTCGCCGGCCCGGGAGCCCGCCGTCCCGGACCTGCCCACCGCGGGCCCGGGCGAGCGGGTGTGGGTGCTCGCCGTCCCGTTCCGCGCCCCGGCGCCCGGTGCGGTGTGGCACGCGGGCCTGCAGGCGCACGTGTGGGTCGGCGTGCAGCTGCCCCCAGCGCTCGCGCCCTACGACCCGCCGCCCTACACCCTCGAGCGCTTCCTCGAGGACGAGCTCAACGAGACGCCGCGCCCGCTGCCGGAGGGCCGCCCGATGGTGCCGCGCGAGGAGCAGTGCACCGGCGCGGAGGCCGTCGTCGCCTCCGCCGCGGCCGGGCACCGGGTGTTCCTGCTCGGCGACGACCCCGGCGTCGGCAAGACCGGCACCGCCGTGATGGCCGCGCGGGAGATCTGCGAGCTGCGCGGCGGCGAGCGCGTCCTCGTCGTCGCCGACCGCCCCGCGGCGATCACCATCCCGCACTGGACCCGCTCGATCGCCGGCTTCGGCGACGGCGGCCTGCGCTGGTGCGTCACCACCTGGGACCGGCTGGCGAAGGTCAGCAGGCTCCGGTTCGACGTCGTGATCGCCGACGAGGCCCACATGGTCCGGCACACGACGACGCAGCGGTGGAAGCACTGGAAGGCCGTCTCCGGCGGCGCCCGCGCCACGGACGTCCCCTTCGTCGTCGCCGCGACCGCCACGCCCGCGCACACGCCGCTGGAGCTGCCCTACCTCGCGCCGCAGTTCGCCCAGCGGCACGGCGAGCCGCTGCGCGCCTGGGCCGACCTGCCGGCGCGGCTGGCCCAGCACGGGTTCCACGTGGAACGCGGCCGCTACGGCTGGACCTGGACCGAGGACGCCGACGAGCGCCGCGCCGACCTCGCCCGGCTGCAGGGCTGGCTCGCCGGCGACCCGCCCGCGACGCTGCACCGCTCCGCGCCCTGGGGACCGGTGTCGGTGACCGGGACGCCGGTCGCCCTGACGTCCGCGGAGCAGGCCGCCTACGAGTCGGGGTGGCAGGAGTTCCGCGCCGAGATGCAGCTGGCCCGCAAGGCCCGGCAGAGCGCCCGCGGCCGCGCCGCGCTGCTGCGGTTCCGGCAGAAGGCGGGGCTGATCCGCGCGCAGGCCACCGTGGACTGGGTGCGCGCGCAGGTCGAGGCCGAGCGGCAGGTGGCGGTGTCGGTCGAGTTCGTGGAGACCGCGGCCGACCCGATCCGCGAGGCGCTGCAGGACTCCGGCATCGCCGTCGCCTGCATCTACGGGCGCGACCGGTTCGACGTCGAGGCCGAGCGGCTGCGCTTCCAGACCGGCGCGGCGCCGGTGTGCGTGTTCACCGTGACCGCGTCGATCAGCCTGCACGCCGGCGAGCTGCTGCCCGGCGGCACGACCGCGTCGGCGACGCCGCGGGTGGGGCTGTTCCACCAGCCGCGCTTCTCCGGCATCCAGGCCCGCCAGGTCACCGGCCGCACCCACCGCGACGGGCAGGTCTCGCCGTGGCGGGTCGCCTTCGCCGAGGGCACCGTCGAGGAGCAGGTGGCCCGGGTGATGGTGGAGCGGCTGGCGGTCAGCGGGTCGACGGCGGGCGCGGACACCTCGTCCCTGCAGGAGATCGCCGAGCTGCTCGACGCCGACTGGCTGCCGCCCGCCGCGCTCAGCGAGGCCTGA
- a CDS encoding alpha/beta fold hydrolase codes for MTADAPSDERLAARTVGEAGPRVVFVHGLFGQGKNWTTAAKGLADRHRVTLLDLPNHGHSPWTDRVDYEDMAELVAAELASYGEPVTLVGHSMGGKVAMTLALRRPELLRALVVVDIAPVEYPLTGGRTDDPREESSPFAAYIAAMRAVDLGALRTREDADRALREAVPSTMVRSFLLQSLVREGVGSGRWRWRLNLETLERDLGELRGFPDPPPGATFDGPVLWIAGAKSHYVLPEDRARMDELFPSTRLVRVKHAGHWVHSEQPEVFVETLRRFLDAVE; via the coding sequence GTGACCGCCGACGCACCCTCCGACGAGCGGCTGGCCGCACGGACCGTCGGGGAGGCCGGGCCGCGGGTGGTCTTCGTCCACGGCCTGTTCGGCCAGGGCAAGAACTGGACGACGGCGGCGAAGGGGCTGGCCGACCGGCACCGCGTGACGCTGCTGGACCTGCCCAACCACGGGCACTCGCCGTGGACCGACCGGGTCGACTACGAGGACATGGCCGAGCTGGTCGCCGCGGAGCTGGCGTCCTACGGCGAGCCGGTGACGCTGGTCGGGCACTCGATGGGCGGCAAGGTGGCGATGACGCTGGCGCTGCGCCGGCCGGAGCTGCTGCGCGCCCTGGTCGTCGTCGACATCGCCCCGGTCGAGTACCCGCTCACCGGCGGCCGCACCGACGACCCCCGCGAGGAGTCCTCCCCCTTCGCGGCCTACATCGCCGCGATGCGGGCGGTGGACCTCGGGGCGCTGCGCACCCGGGAGGACGCCGACCGGGCGCTGCGCGAGGCGGTGCCCAGCACGATGGTGCGGTCCTTCCTGCTGCAGAGCCTGGTCCGCGAGGGTGTCGGGTCCGGTCGCTGGCGGTGGCGGTTGAACCTGGAGACCCTCGAGCGCGACCTCGGCGAGCTGCGCGGCTTCCCCGATCCCCCGCCGGGTGCCACCTTCGACGGCCCGGTGCTGTGGATCGCCGGCGCGAAGAGCCACTACGTGCTGCCGGAGGACCGCGCCCGGATGGACGAGCTGTTCCCCTCCACCCGGCTGGTGCGGGTCAAGCACGCCGGCCACTGGGTGCACTCCGAGCAGCCGGAGGTCTTCGTCGAGACACTGCGGCGTTTCCTCGACGCGGTCGAGTGA
- a CDS encoding DUF4190 domain-containing protein — protein sequence MTQWDTPGYGAGQQGQQPPVGYPPAYGPPAPHGHPPPYGYPVARRTNGLAIASMVLGILWIYWIGSILALVFGYVARSQIRERGEAGDGMAIAGIVLGWVGVGLVGLGFLVAIATV from the coding sequence ATGACGCAGTGGGACACGCCCGGGTACGGGGCCGGGCAGCAGGGGCAGCAGCCCCCGGTCGGGTACCCGCCGGCCTACGGACCCCCTGCCCCCCACGGCCACCCGCCGCCCTACGGGTACCCGGTGGCGCGGCGCACCAACGGCCTCGCCATCGCCTCGATGGTCCTGGGGATCCTCTGGATCTACTGGATCGGCAGCATCCTGGCGCTGGTCTTCGGCTACGTCGCCCGCAGCCAGATCCGCGAGCGCGGCGAGGCCGGTGACGGGATGGCCATCGCGGGGATCGTGCTCGGCTGGGTGGGTGTGGGCCTCGTCGGCCTCGGGTTCCTCGTGGCGATCGCCACCGTCTGA
- a CDS encoding helix-turn-helix domain-containing protein, translating to MTSSFVQHRPHAALRGTVADAVGYRQDGLAPGTHRGLPSPTLTLVVTLDEPLDVAAHPDPAQAPGRYDALLGGLHTTPALIRHPGRQAGLQLSLSPLGARGLLGVPAGELAALDVDVTDVLGAAGTELVDRVRAAGSWDERFAAAEDVLRRAARPADPAPEVAEAWRLTVAGGGRLRVGEIARRVGWSERHLTARFRAETGLAPKEAARVVRFDRARRALAARPRPDLAGLAAAAGYADQAHLTREWRAFTGLSPLRWLAAEFGFVQDHPRAALPGSAA from the coding sequence GTGACCAGCTCGTTCGTGCAGCACCGGCCGCACGCGGCGCTGCGCGGGACGGTCGCCGACGCCGTCGGCTACCGGCAGGACGGGCTCGCGCCGGGCACGCACCGCGGGCTCCCCTCCCCCACGCTCACGCTGGTCGTCACGCTCGACGAGCCGCTCGACGTCGCCGCCCACCCCGATCCGGCGCAGGCGCCCGGCCGGTACGACGCCCTCCTCGGCGGCCTGCACACCACCCCGGCGCTGATCCGGCACCCCGGCCGCCAGGCCGGCCTGCAGCTCTCGCTGAGCCCGCTCGGCGCCCGCGGCCTGCTCGGCGTGCCCGCGGGGGAGCTCGCCGCGCTCGACGTCGACGTCACCGACGTGCTGGGTGCGGCCGGGACCGAGCTGGTCGACCGGGTCCGCGCGGCCGGGAGCTGGGACGAGCGGTTCGCCGCCGCCGAGGACGTCCTGCGGCGCGCAGCGCGCCCGGCCGACCCCGCTCCCGAGGTCGCCGAGGCCTGGCGGCTCACCGTGGCCGGCGGCGGGCGGCTGCGCGTCGGCGAGATCGCCCGCCGCGTCGGCTGGTCCGAGCGGCACCTGACCGCCCGGTTCCGCGCCGAGACCGGGCTGGCGCCCAAGGAGGCCGCCCGGGTGGTCCGCTTCGACCGCGCCCGCCGGGCGCTGGCCGCCCGTCCGCGGCCCGACCTCGCCGGCCTCGCCGCGGCCGCCGGCTACGCCGACCAGGCCCACCTGACCCGCGAGTGGCGCGCGTTCACCGGGCTCTCCCCGCTGCGGTGGCTGGCCGCGGAGTTCGGATTCGTCCAAGACCACCCCCGCGCGGCGCTGCCAGGCTCGGCGGCATGA
- a CDS encoding VOC family protein has product MSTPPPTVWPALRAADAPALIRWLVDVLGFEETLAVPDGDLVVHAELAWPPGGGVMLGSVRDDGGWPVRPGATGAYLVTDDVETVWKRVLAAGADVIRPLHEPGHGGREFSVRDPEGNSWSVGDYPGAPRT; this is encoded by the coding sequence ATGAGCACCCCACCCCCCACCGTCTGGCCCGCCCTCCGCGCCGCCGACGCCCCCGCCCTCATCCGCTGGCTGGTCGACGTCCTCGGCTTCGAGGAGACCCTCGCCGTCCCCGACGGCGACCTGGTCGTCCACGCCGAGCTCGCCTGGCCGCCCGGCGGCGGGGTCATGCTCGGCTCCGTCCGCGACGACGGCGGCTGGCCCGTCCGTCCCGGCGCCACCGGCGCCTACCTCGTCACCGACGACGTCGAGACGGTCTGGAAGCGCGTGCTGGCCGCCGGCGCCGACGTCATCCGTCCGCTGCACGAGCCCGGCCACGGGGGCCGGGAGTTCAGCGTGCGCGACCCGGAGGGCAACAGCTGGAGCGTCGGCGACTACCCCGGGGCGCCGCGGACGTGA